The following coding sequences are from one Triticum aestivum cultivar Chinese Spring chromosome 5A, IWGSC CS RefSeq v2.1, whole genome shotgun sequence window:
- the LOC123103494 gene encoding purple acid phosphatase 23 isoform X1, producing the protein MGAMATSTIAGTLHSRHLHCRTLLLLLPYLPIAFLLVDGGGIPTTLDGPFTPATRAFDRSLRQGSEDVPLSDPRLAPRARPPSPEQIALAASADPTSLWVSWVTGRAQVGSHLTPLDPTAVRSEVWYGERPASADTVAHPHHVARGSAEVYSQLYPYPGLLNYTSGVIHHVRLVGLRPSTRYYYRCGDSSLKGGLSDERSFVTLPAPAPDAYPRRFAVVGDLGLTGNSTSTVDHLARNDPSMILMVGDMTYANQYRTTGGRGVPCFSCSFPDAPIRESYQPRWDGWGRFMEPLASRVTMMVTEGNHEIEPQGHGGAATFASYLARFAVPSEESGSNTKFYYSFNAGGIHFIMLGAYVDYNRTGAQYSWLEKDLHKVDRRVTPWVVASWHTPWYNSYSSHYQEFECMRQEMEGLLYQHGVDIVFSGHVHAYERMNRVFNYTLDPCGPVYITIGDGGNIEKIDIDHADDPGKCPSPGDNHPEFGGVCHLNFTSGPAKGKFCWERQPEWSAFRESSFGHGILEVVNSTYALWTWHRNQDAYGEHSVGDQIYIVREPDKCLLQPRGLIPQDCPSAGCPSSTLSSTSGAEQAAKNGRLLWTTTCMILISTVL; encoded by the exons ATGGGCGCCATGGCCACCAGCACCATCGCCGGCACCCTCCACAGCCGCCACCTCCATTGCCGCACTCTCCTGCTGCTATTACCGTACCTCCCGATCGCGTTCCTACTCGTCGACGGCGGCGGCATTCCGACGACGCTGGACGGCCCGTTCACGCCGGCCACCCGCGCGTTCGACCGCTCGCTGCGGCAGGGCAGCGAGGACGTCCCGCTCTCCGACCCCCGCCTGGCCCCGCGCGCGCGCCCGCCGTCCCCGGAGCAGATCGCGCTCGCCGCCTCGGCCGACCCCACCTCGCTCTGGGTCTCCTGGGTCACGGGCCGCGCCCAGGTCGGCTCCCACCTCACCCCTCTCGACCCCACCGCCGTCCGCAGCGAGGTCTGGTACGGCGAGCGCCCCGCCTCCGCCGACACCGTCGCCCACCCGCACCACGTGGCGAGGGGCTCGGCGGAGGTCTACAGCCAGCTCTACCCGTACCCGGGCCTCCTCAACTACACCTCCGGCGTCATCCACCACGTCCGGCTCGTGGGCCTGAGGCCGTCCACCCGCTACTACTACCGTTGCGGCGACAGCTCCCTCAAGGGCGGCCTCAGCGATGAGCGCTCTTTCGTGACGCTGCCCGCGCCGGCGCCGGACGCATACCCTCGTCGCTTCGCGGTGGTCGGGGACCTTGGGCTCACCGGCAACTCCACCTCCACCGTCGACCACCTCGCCAGGAACGACCCGTCCATGATCTTGATGGTCGGCGACATGACGTACGCCAACCAGTACCGCACCACCGGCGGCAGAGGCGTCCCCTGCTTCTCCTGTTCCTTCCCAGACGCCCCGATTCGGGAGTCCTACCAGCCGCGATGGGACGGCTGGGGAAG ATTCATGGAGCCGCTTGCATCGAGGGTGACAATGATGGTGACCGAAGGGAACCACGAGATCGAGCCGCAGGGGCACGGCGGAGCCGCGACCTTCGCCTCCTACTTGGCGCGCTTCGCTGTGCCGTCGGAGGAGTCTGGATCCAACACCAAGTTCTACTACTCGTTCAACGCGGGTGGTATTCATTTCATCATGCTTGGTGCCTATGTCGACTACAATCGCACAG GAGCTCAGTACTCGTGGTTAGAGAAGGATCTGCACAAAGTTGATCGACGAGTCACACCATGGGTTGTCGCTTCTTGGCACACGCCTTGGTATAACAGCTATTCCTCGCACTACCAGGAATTTGAGTGTATGAGGCAAGAAATGGAAGGACTCCTCTATCAACATGGGGTCGACATTGTCTTCTCAGGCCAT GTACACGCATACGAAAGGATGAACCGGGTGTTCAACTACACGTTGGACCCGTGCGGGCCGGTTTACATTACGATCGGGGATGGCGGTAACATTGAGAAAATCGACATTGATCATGCAGATGACCCTGGAAAGTGCCCCTCACCAGGTGACAACCACCCTGAATTTGGTGGAGTCTGCCATCTGAACTTCACTTCTGGTCCTGCCAAGGGGAAATTTTGCTGGGAACGACAGCCGGAATGGAGCGCATTCAGGGAAAGCAGTTTCGGCCACGGTATTTTAGAG GTTGTGAATTCGACATATGCCTTGTGGACATGGCACCGGAACCAGGATGCATACGGAGAACACAGTGTGGGAGATCAGATCTATATAGTACGGGAACCCGACAAGTGCCTATTGCAGCCAAGGGGTCTGATTCCACAAGACTG TCCCTCGGCGGGATGCCCTTCTTCAACATTAAGTAGCACCTCAGGTGCTGAACAAGCTGCTAAAAATGGCCGGCTCCTTTGGACTACTACATGTATGATTTTGATCAGTACGGTTTTGTAG
- the LOC123103494 gene encoding purple acid phosphatase 23 isoform X3 — translation MGAMATSTIAGTLHSRHLHCRTLLLLLPYLPIAFLLVDGGGIPTTLDGPFTPATRAFDRSLRQGSEDVPLSDPRLAPRARPPSPEQIALAASADPTSLWVSWVTGRAQVGSHLTPLDPTAVRSEVWYGERPASADTVAHPHHVARGSAEVYSQLYPYPGLLNYTSGVIHHVRLVGLRPSTRYYYRCGDSSLKGGLSDERSFVTLPAPAPDAYPRRFAVVGDLGLTGNSTSTVDHLARNDPSMILMVGDMTYANQYRTTGGRGVPCFSCSFPDAPIRESYQPRWDGWGRFMEPLASRVTMMVTEGNHEIEPQGHGGAATFASYLARFAVPSEESGSNTKFYYSFNAGGIHFIMLGAYVDYNRTGAQYSWLEKDLHKVDRRVTPWVVASWHTPWYNSYSSHYQEFECMRQEMEGLLYQHGVDIVFSGHVHAYERMNRVFNYTLDPCGPVYITIGDGGNIEKIDIDHADDPGKCPSPGDNHPEFGGVCHLNFTSGPAKGKFCWERQPEWSAFRESSFGHGILEVVNSTYALWTWHRNQDAYGEHSVGDQIYIVREPDKCLLQPRGQSLGGMPFFNIK, via the exons ATGGGCGCCATGGCCACCAGCACCATCGCCGGCACCCTCCACAGCCGCCACCTCCATTGCCGCACTCTCCTGCTGCTATTACCGTACCTCCCGATCGCGTTCCTACTCGTCGACGGCGGCGGCATTCCGACGACGCTGGACGGCCCGTTCACGCCGGCCACCCGCGCGTTCGACCGCTCGCTGCGGCAGGGCAGCGAGGACGTCCCGCTCTCCGACCCCCGCCTGGCCCCGCGCGCGCGCCCGCCGTCCCCGGAGCAGATCGCGCTCGCCGCCTCGGCCGACCCCACCTCGCTCTGGGTCTCCTGGGTCACGGGCCGCGCCCAGGTCGGCTCCCACCTCACCCCTCTCGACCCCACCGCCGTCCGCAGCGAGGTCTGGTACGGCGAGCGCCCCGCCTCCGCCGACACCGTCGCCCACCCGCACCACGTGGCGAGGGGCTCGGCGGAGGTCTACAGCCAGCTCTACCCGTACCCGGGCCTCCTCAACTACACCTCCGGCGTCATCCACCACGTCCGGCTCGTGGGCCTGAGGCCGTCCACCCGCTACTACTACCGTTGCGGCGACAGCTCCCTCAAGGGCGGCCTCAGCGATGAGCGCTCTTTCGTGACGCTGCCCGCGCCGGCGCCGGACGCATACCCTCGTCGCTTCGCGGTGGTCGGGGACCTTGGGCTCACCGGCAACTCCACCTCCACCGTCGACCACCTCGCCAGGAACGACCCGTCCATGATCTTGATGGTCGGCGACATGACGTACGCCAACCAGTACCGCACCACCGGCGGCAGAGGCGTCCCCTGCTTCTCCTGTTCCTTCCCAGACGCCCCGATTCGGGAGTCCTACCAGCCGCGATGGGACGGCTGGGGAAG ATTCATGGAGCCGCTTGCATCGAGGGTGACAATGATGGTGACCGAAGGGAACCACGAGATCGAGCCGCAGGGGCACGGCGGAGCCGCGACCTTCGCCTCCTACTTGGCGCGCTTCGCTGTGCCGTCGGAGGAGTCTGGATCCAACACCAAGTTCTACTACTCGTTCAACGCGGGTGGTATTCATTTCATCATGCTTGGTGCCTATGTCGACTACAATCGCACAG GAGCTCAGTACTCGTGGTTAGAGAAGGATCTGCACAAAGTTGATCGACGAGTCACACCATGGGTTGTCGCTTCTTGGCACACGCCTTGGTATAACAGCTATTCCTCGCACTACCAGGAATTTGAGTGTATGAGGCAAGAAATGGAAGGACTCCTCTATCAACATGGGGTCGACATTGTCTTCTCAGGCCAT GTACACGCATACGAAAGGATGAACCGGGTGTTCAACTACACGTTGGACCCGTGCGGGCCGGTTTACATTACGATCGGGGATGGCGGTAACATTGAGAAAATCGACATTGATCATGCAGATGACCCTGGAAAGTGCCCCTCACCAGGTGACAACCACCCTGAATTTGGTGGAGTCTGCCATCTGAACTTCACTTCTGGTCCTGCCAAGGGGAAATTTTGCTGGGAACGACAGCCGGAATGGAGCGCATTCAGGGAAAGCAGTTTCGGCCACGGTATTTTAGAG GTTGTGAATTCGACATATGCCTTGTGGACATGGCACCGGAACCAGGATGCATACGGAGAACACAGTGTGGGAGATCAGATCTATATAGTACGGGAACCCGACAAGTGCCTATTGCAGCCAAGGG GACAGTCCCTCGGCGGGATGCCCTTCTTCAACATTAAGTAG
- the LOC123103494 gene encoding purple acid phosphatase 23 isoform X2: MGAMATSTIAGTLHSRHLHCRTLLLLLPYLPIAFLLVDGGGIPTTLDGPFTPATRAFDRSLRQGSEDVPLSDPRLAPRARPPSPEQIALAASADPTSLWVSWVTGRAQVGSHLTPLDPTAVRSEVWYGERPASADTVAHPHHVARGSAEVYSQLYPYPGLLNYTSGVIHHVRLVGLRPSTRYYYRCGDSSLKGGLSDERSFVTLPAPAPDAYPRRFAVVGDLGLTGNSTSTVDHLARNDPSMILMVGDMTYANQYRTTGGRGVPCFSCSFPDAPIRESYQPRWDGWGRFMEPLASRVTMMVTEGNHEIEPQGHGGAATFASYLARFAVPSEESGSNTKFYYSFNAGGIHFIMLGAYVDYNRTGAQYSWLEKDLHKVDRRVTPWVVASWHTPWYNSYSSHYQEFECMRQEMEGLLYQHGVDIVFSGHVHAYERMNRVFNYTLDPCGPVYITIGDGGNIEKIDIDHADDPGKCPSPGDNHPEFGGVCHLNFTSGPAKGKFCWERQPEWSAFRESSFGHGILEVVNSTYALWTWHRNQDAYGEHSVGDQIYIVREPDKCLLQPRGLIPQDWTVPRRDALLQH, translated from the exons ATGGGCGCCATGGCCACCAGCACCATCGCCGGCACCCTCCACAGCCGCCACCTCCATTGCCGCACTCTCCTGCTGCTATTACCGTACCTCCCGATCGCGTTCCTACTCGTCGACGGCGGCGGCATTCCGACGACGCTGGACGGCCCGTTCACGCCGGCCACCCGCGCGTTCGACCGCTCGCTGCGGCAGGGCAGCGAGGACGTCCCGCTCTCCGACCCCCGCCTGGCCCCGCGCGCGCGCCCGCCGTCCCCGGAGCAGATCGCGCTCGCCGCCTCGGCCGACCCCACCTCGCTCTGGGTCTCCTGGGTCACGGGCCGCGCCCAGGTCGGCTCCCACCTCACCCCTCTCGACCCCACCGCCGTCCGCAGCGAGGTCTGGTACGGCGAGCGCCCCGCCTCCGCCGACACCGTCGCCCACCCGCACCACGTGGCGAGGGGCTCGGCGGAGGTCTACAGCCAGCTCTACCCGTACCCGGGCCTCCTCAACTACACCTCCGGCGTCATCCACCACGTCCGGCTCGTGGGCCTGAGGCCGTCCACCCGCTACTACTACCGTTGCGGCGACAGCTCCCTCAAGGGCGGCCTCAGCGATGAGCGCTCTTTCGTGACGCTGCCCGCGCCGGCGCCGGACGCATACCCTCGTCGCTTCGCGGTGGTCGGGGACCTTGGGCTCACCGGCAACTCCACCTCCACCGTCGACCACCTCGCCAGGAACGACCCGTCCATGATCTTGATGGTCGGCGACATGACGTACGCCAACCAGTACCGCACCACCGGCGGCAGAGGCGTCCCCTGCTTCTCCTGTTCCTTCCCAGACGCCCCGATTCGGGAGTCCTACCAGCCGCGATGGGACGGCTGGGGAAG ATTCATGGAGCCGCTTGCATCGAGGGTGACAATGATGGTGACCGAAGGGAACCACGAGATCGAGCCGCAGGGGCACGGCGGAGCCGCGACCTTCGCCTCCTACTTGGCGCGCTTCGCTGTGCCGTCGGAGGAGTCTGGATCCAACACCAAGTTCTACTACTCGTTCAACGCGGGTGGTATTCATTTCATCATGCTTGGTGCCTATGTCGACTACAATCGCACAG GAGCTCAGTACTCGTGGTTAGAGAAGGATCTGCACAAAGTTGATCGACGAGTCACACCATGGGTTGTCGCTTCTTGGCACACGCCTTGGTATAACAGCTATTCCTCGCACTACCAGGAATTTGAGTGTATGAGGCAAGAAATGGAAGGACTCCTCTATCAACATGGGGTCGACATTGTCTTCTCAGGCCAT GTACACGCATACGAAAGGATGAACCGGGTGTTCAACTACACGTTGGACCCGTGCGGGCCGGTTTACATTACGATCGGGGATGGCGGTAACATTGAGAAAATCGACATTGATCATGCAGATGACCCTGGAAAGTGCCCCTCACCAGGTGACAACCACCCTGAATTTGGTGGAGTCTGCCATCTGAACTTCACTTCTGGTCCTGCCAAGGGGAAATTTTGCTGGGAACGACAGCCGGAATGGAGCGCATTCAGGGAAAGCAGTTTCGGCCACGGTATTTTAGAG GTTGTGAATTCGACATATGCCTTGTGGACATGGCACCGGAACCAGGATGCATACGGAGAACACAGTGTGGGAGATCAGATCTATATAGTACGGGAACCCGACAAGTGCCTATTGCAGCCAAGGGGTCTGATTCCACAAGACTG GACAGTCCCTCGGCGGGATGCCCTTCTTCAACATTAA
- the LOC123103494 gene encoding purple acid phosphatase 23 isoform X4 has translation MGAMATSTIAGTLHSRHLHCRTLLLLLPYLPIAFLLVDGGGIPTTLDGPFTPATRAFDRSLRQGSEDVPLSDPRLAPRARPPSPEQIALAASADPTSLWVSWVTGRAQVGSHLTPLDPTAVRSEVWYGERPASADTVAHPHHVARGSAEVYSQLYPYPGLLNYTSGVIHHVRLVGLRPSTRYYYRCGDSSLKGGLSDERSFVTLPAPAPDAYPRRFAVVGDLGLTGNSTSTVDHLARNDPSMILMVGDMTYANQYRTTGGRGVPCFSCSFPDAPIRESYQPRWDGWGRFMEPLASRVTMMVTEGNHEIEPQGHGGAATFASYLARFAVPSEESGSNTKFYYSFNAGGIHFIMLGAYVDYNRTGAQYSWLEKDLHKVDRRVTPWVVASWHTPWYNSYSSHYQEFECMRQEMEGLLYQHGVDIVFSGHVHAYERMNRVFNYTLDPCGPVYITIGDGGNIEKIDIDHADDPGKCPSPGDNHPEFGGVCHLNFTSGPAKGKFCWERQPEWSAFRESSFGHGILEVVNSTYALWTWHRNQDAYGEHSVGDQIYIVREPDKCLLQPRVPRRDALLQH, from the exons ATGGGCGCCATGGCCACCAGCACCATCGCCGGCACCCTCCACAGCCGCCACCTCCATTGCCGCACTCTCCTGCTGCTATTACCGTACCTCCCGATCGCGTTCCTACTCGTCGACGGCGGCGGCATTCCGACGACGCTGGACGGCCCGTTCACGCCGGCCACCCGCGCGTTCGACCGCTCGCTGCGGCAGGGCAGCGAGGACGTCCCGCTCTCCGACCCCCGCCTGGCCCCGCGCGCGCGCCCGCCGTCCCCGGAGCAGATCGCGCTCGCCGCCTCGGCCGACCCCACCTCGCTCTGGGTCTCCTGGGTCACGGGCCGCGCCCAGGTCGGCTCCCACCTCACCCCTCTCGACCCCACCGCCGTCCGCAGCGAGGTCTGGTACGGCGAGCGCCCCGCCTCCGCCGACACCGTCGCCCACCCGCACCACGTGGCGAGGGGCTCGGCGGAGGTCTACAGCCAGCTCTACCCGTACCCGGGCCTCCTCAACTACACCTCCGGCGTCATCCACCACGTCCGGCTCGTGGGCCTGAGGCCGTCCACCCGCTACTACTACCGTTGCGGCGACAGCTCCCTCAAGGGCGGCCTCAGCGATGAGCGCTCTTTCGTGACGCTGCCCGCGCCGGCGCCGGACGCATACCCTCGTCGCTTCGCGGTGGTCGGGGACCTTGGGCTCACCGGCAACTCCACCTCCACCGTCGACCACCTCGCCAGGAACGACCCGTCCATGATCTTGATGGTCGGCGACATGACGTACGCCAACCAGTACCGCACCACCGGCGGCAGAGGCGTCCCCTGCTTCTCCTGTTCCTTCCCAGACGCCCCGATTCGGGAGTCCTACCAGCCGCGATGGGACGGCTGGGGAAG ATTCATGGAGCCGCTTGCATCGAGGGTGACAATGATGGTGACCGAAGGGAACCACGAGATCGAGCCGCAGGGGCACGGCGGAGCCGCGACCTTCGCCTCCTACTTGGCGCGCTTCGCTGTGCCGTCGGAGGAGTCTGGATCCAACACCAAGTTCTACTACTCGTTCAACGCGGGTGGTATTCATTTCATCATGCTTGGTGCCTATGTCGACTACAATCGCACAG GAGCTCAGTACTCGTGGTTAGAGAAGGATCTGCACAAAGTTGATCGACGAGTCACACCATGGGTTGTCGCTTCTTGGCACACGCCTTGGTATAACAGCTATTCCTCGCACTACCAGGAATTTGAGTGTATGAGGCAAGAAATGGAAGGACTCCTCTATCAACATGGGGTCGACATTGTCTTCTCAGGCCAT GTACACGCATACGAAAGGATGAACCGGGTGTTCAACTACACGTTGGACCCGTGCGGGCCGGTTTACATTACGATCGGGGATGGCGGTAACATTGAGAAAATCGACATTGATCATGCAGATGACCCTGGAAAGTGCCCCTCACCAGGTGACAACCACCCTGAATTTGGTGGAGTCTGCCATCTGAACTTCACTTCTGGTCCTGCCAAGGGGAAATTTTGCTGGGAACGACAGCCGGAATGGAGCGCATTCAGGGAAAGCAGTTTCGGCCACGGTATTTTAGAG GTTGTGAATTCGACATATGCCTTGTGGACATGGCACCGGAACCAGGATGCATACGGAGAACACAGTGTGGGAGATCAGATCTATATAGTACGGGAACCCGACAAGTGCCTATTGCAGCCAAGGG TCCCTCGGCGGGATGCCCTTCTTCAACATTAA